In Streptomyces canus, one DNA window encodes the following:
- a CDS encoding alpha/beta fold hydrolase, producing the protein METFTVRRDDVTIPVTVSGDGPPAVFVPGLSTTQADLGQLLESLRDFFRLATFDLRGHGLSSHAASYDYASFAADAAAVMAALGAPESSVLMGHSLGADLVLDHAAALPGGPRALILIDGATPTPRPLLTEDELTGMRESLSSEEALHTQRSLAGTPRRQLLSADDVIGLLREVEAHRRFSAERFDQVDGPVTMIMSETMAGTSGDRARELNTAWREAVDVLAAGRPSITVRRVPAGHDLVVTHPEQVLAHILAAGTHR; encoded by the coding sequence ATGGAGACGTTCACGGTCCGACGTGACGATGTGACGATCCCTGTCACCGTGTCCGGCGACGGGCCACCAGCGGTCTTCGTCCCAGGACTCAGCACCACGCAGGCGGATCTCGGTCAACTGCTGGAGTCGCTCCGCGACTTCTTCCGGCTCGCCACGTTCGATCTGCGCGGCCACGGACTGAGCAGCCACGCGGCGAGCTACGACTACGCCTCGTTCGCCGCGGATGCCGCTGCCGTCATGGCCGCCCTGGGCGCTCCCGAGTCATCGGTCCTGATGGGCCACTCGCTCGGGGCGGACCTCGTCCTCGACCATGCCGCAGCACTGCCCGGGGGGCCTCGGGCACTGATCCTCATCGACGGCGCCACCCCCACGCCCCGCCCCCTTCTCACCGAGGACGAACTCACGGGGATGCGCGAGAGCCTCAGCAGCGAGGAGGCCTTGCACACGCAACGATCCTTGGCCGGGACACCGCGACGGCAGCTACTGTCGGCCGATGACGTCATCGGCCTGCTGCGCGAAGTGGAGGCCCATCGGCGGTTCTCCGCCGAGAGGTTCGACCAGGTCGACGGCCCCGTCACGATGATCATGTCCGAGACCATGGCCGGAACATCGGGAGATCGCGCCCGCGAACTCAACACGGCCTGGCGCGAGGCCGTCGACGTCCTGGCGGCCGGCCGTCCGTCGATCACCGTACGCCGGGTGCCCGCCGGGCACGATCTCGTCGTCACCCATCCCGAGCAGGTCCTCGCCCACATCCTGGCGGCCGGCACACATCGCTGA
- a CDS encoding sulfite exporter TauE/SafE family protein: MAENHPQFTDGGTRAKIPLAGAVLLVGLYGGYFGAAAGVLMLAILSLSVNEPLPVTNAVKNIATGAANVTAAVAYAFLAPVHWTAAAALGLGCLLGSRIGPIVVRRLPERPLRIAIALAGLGLAVSLWQRGG, translated from the coding sequence CTGGCCGAGAACCACCCGCAGTTCACCGACGGCGGCACCCGAGCGAAGATCCCCCTGGCCGGCGCGGTCCTTCTGGTGGGTCTCTACGGCGGCTACTTCGGCGCCGCGGCAGGCGTCCTGATGCTGGCGATACTGTCCCTGTCCGTGAACGAGCCCCTGCCGGTCACCAACGCGGTGAAGAACATCGCCACCGGGGCCGCGAACGTGACCGCCGCCGTCGCCTACGCCTTCCTGGCGCCGGTCCACTGGACGGCCGCGGCCGCACTGGGCCTCGGTTGCCTGCTGGGCAGCCGTATCGGCCCGATCGTCGTACGGCGACTCCCCGAGAGGCCGCTACGGATCGCCATCGCCCTGGCCGGCCTGGGTCTGGCCGTCTCCCTGTGGCAGCGGGGCGGTTGA
- a CDS encoding gluconate:H+ symporter, which yields MPLVVVGISVLVLLLLMTKLRLNGFAALLLVAVGVALVRGIGLEEIPDVLSEGIGDQIGDTMLTIGLGAMVGRVMGDSGAAQRIAGKLLDVCGPRWVQVAMVLSAMLIGVTMFYEVAFVIIVPVAFTLVRVTRVNLLWVGLPMSIALSTMHSFLPPHPGPTAVAATFHASVGLTLFYGLFIAVPVGAFIALLWPRLPFVRRMNPEIPKGLVSERVFEEEEMPGMGWSLAVALLPVVLIAGAAVTDLATSGDSAGLHFVAFIGSAPIALLLTLLVAVWVFGPRMGRSLAEVSTSCKEAAQAMAMILLVIGAGGAFKNVLVEGGISDYIKDATDGWSISPIILAWLIAAILRVALGSATVAVVTASGVALPLLAGSGVHAEVMVLAVSCGSIAFSHVNDPGFWMFKEYFNLSVIDAIKARTTYTTVLAILGLGGVLVLEQVLDALKV from the coding sequence ATGCCGCTCGTCGTGGTCGGAATCAGCGTCCTCGTCCTGCTCCTTCTGATGACGAAGCTGAGACTGAACGGTTTCGCCGCCCTCCTCCTGGTCGCCGTGGGTGTCGCCCTGGTGCGCGGCATCGGCCTCGAGGAGATACCGGACGTCCTCTCCGAGGGCATAGGTGACCAGATCGGCGACACGATGCTCACCATCGGGCTCGGCGCCATGGTCGGCCGTGTGATGGGGGACTCCGGCGCCGCGCAACGGATCGCCGGCAAACTCCTCGACGTCTGCGGCCCGCGCTGGGTGCAGGTCGCCATGGTGCTGTCCGCGATGCTCATCGGCGTGACGATGTTCTACGAGGTCGCCTTCGTGATCATCGTGCCGGTCGCCTTCACTCTCGTCCGGGTCACCCGGGTGAACCTCCTCTGGGTGGGGCTGCCGATGTCGATCGCCCTGTCCACCATGCACAGTTTCCTGCCGCCCCACCCGGGCCCCACGGCCGTGGCCGCGACCTTCCACGCCTCCGTCGGACTGACCCTGTTCTACGGTCTGTTCATCGCGGTCCCGGTCGGCGCGTTCATCGCGCTGCTGTGGCCGCGCCTGCCGTTCGTCCGGCGGATGAACCCCGAGATCCCCAAGGGCCTGGTCAGCGAACGCGTCTTCGAGGAGGAGGAGATGCCCGGCATGGGCTGGTCGCTGGCGGTGGCCCTGCTGCCCGTGGTGCTGATCGCCGGTGCCGCGGTGACCGACCTGGCCACCTCGGGCGACAGCGCCGGACTGCACTTCGTCGCCTTCATCGGCTCAGCGCCGATCGCCCTGCTGCTGACGCTGCTCGTGGCCGTCTGGGTCTTCGGACCCCGCATGGGGCGCAGCCTGGCCGAGGTCAGTACCTCGTGCAAGGAGGCCGCCCAGGCGATGGCGATGATCCTGCTGGTCATCGGCGCGGGCGGTGCCTTCAAGAACGTCCTCGTCGAGGGCGGGATATCCGACTACATCAAGGACGCGACCGACGGCTGGTCCATCTCGCCGATCATCCTGGCCTGGCTGATCGCCGCGATCCTGCGCGTGGCCCTCGGTTCCGCGACCGTCGCCGTCGTCACCGCCTCCGGCGTGGCACTGCCGTTGCTCGCGGGAAGCGGGGTGCACGCCGAGGTCATGGTGCTCGCCGTCTCCTGCGGGTCGATCGCCTTCTCGCACGTCAACGACCCGGGCTTCTGGATGTTCAAGGAGTACTTCAACCTGTCCGTCATCGACGCGATCAAGGCACGCACCACGTACACGACGGTACTCGCGATCCTGGGCCTCGGCGGTGTACTGGTCCTGGAACAGGTGCTGGACGCCCTGAAGGTCTGA
- a CDS encoding enolase C-terminal domain-like protein, which translates to MSQPVVTKFSVHPVAGRDSMLLNLSGAHAPYFTRNVLVLEDSEGRTGLGEVPGGAGITRTLRDAERLVVGARVGDYKRVLRTLHDTFADRDSGGRGAQTFDLRTTVHAVTAVESALLDLLGQHLEVPVAALLGDGRQRDAVRVLGYLFYVGDPGRTDLDYVREPGAEAEWYRIRREEALTPEAIVRQAEATYDHYGFRDFKLKGGVLPGSEEVKAVHALKERFPEARITLDPNGAWSLREAVELCRPLVGTLAYAEDPCGAEGGYSGREILAEFRRATGLPTATNMIATDWRQLTHALALQSVSIPLADPHFWTMQGSVRVAQLCHAMGLTWGCHSNNHFDISLAMMAHCGAAAPGEYNALDTHWIWQEGLERLTVEPPRITGGEVAVPDTPGLGVRLDPDRLRAAQELHEEVASTRRDDSAGMQYLIKGWTFDAKRPCLVR; encoded by the coding sequence ATGAGCCAACCCGTCGTCACGAAGTTCTCCGTCCATCCCGTCGCCGGCCGGGACTCCATGCTCCTGAACCTCTCCGGTGCCCACGCCCCGTACTTCACCCGGAACGTCCTCGTCCTCGAGGACTCCGAGGGACGCACCGGTCTGGGCGAGGTACCGGGTGGCGCGGGCATCACCCGCACCCTCCGCGACGCCGAGCGCCTGGTCGTCGGGGCCCGCGTCGGAGACTACAAGCGTGTCCTGCGCACCCTCCACGACACCTTCGCCGACCGTGACTCGGGCGGCCGCGGCGCCCAGACCTTCGATCTGCGGACGACCGTCCACGCGGTCACCGCCGTCGAGTCGGCGCTTCTGGACCTGCTCGGACAACACCTCGAGGTCCCGGTAGCGGCGTTGCTCGGCGACGGCCGGCAGCGCGATGCCGTACGGGTCCTGGGCTACCTCTTCTACGTCGGCGACCCGGGCCGCACCGACCTCGACTACGTCCGTGAGCCCGGCGCGGAAGCGGAGTGGTACCGCATCCGGCGCGAGGAGGCACTGACCCCCGAGGCGATCGTCCGCCAGGCCGAGGCCACCTACGACCACTACGGCTTCCGCGACTTCAAGCTCAAGGGCGGTGTCCTGCCGGGCAGCGAGGAGGTGAAGGCCGTACACGCGCTCAAGGAGCGGTTCCCCGAGGCCAGGATCACCCTCGATCCGAACGGTGCCTGGTCCCTGCGCGAGGCGGTCGAGCTGTGCCGTCCGCTCGTCGGCACGCTCGCCTATGCCGAGGATCCGTGCGGTGCGGAAGGCGGTTACTCGGGCCGGGAGATCCTCGCCGAGTTCCGCCGGGCCACCGGGCTGCCCACCGCGACCAACATGATCGCCACGGACTGGCGGCAGTTGACCCACGCCCTGGCCCTGCAGTCGGTGTCCATCCCGCTCGCCGACCCGCACTTCTGGACCATGCAGGGCTCGGTCCGGGTCGCCCAGCTGTGCCATGCCATGGGGCTGACCTGGGGCTGTCACTCCAACAACCACTTCGACATCTCGCTCGCGATGATGGCGCACTGCGGTGCCGCCGCGCCGGGCGAGTACAACGCCCTCGACACGCACTGGATCTGGCAGGAAGGCCTGGAACGGCTCACCGTCGAACCGCCGCGGATCACCGGCGGCGAGGTCGCCGTCCCGGACACTCCCGGCCTCGGGGTCCGGCTGGACCCCGACCGACTCCGGGCCGCTCAGGAGCTGCACGAGGAGGTGGCCTCGACGCGCCGTGACGATTCCGCCGGAATGCAGTACCTGATCAAGGGCTGGACGTTCGACGCGAAGCGTCCGTGCCTGGTGCGCTGA